The following DNA comes from Streptomyces sp. Ag109_O5-10.
ACCTCGTGGCCCTCCGCCTCCCGGATCAGTCCGGTCGGGTGGTCGCCGCGGCCGACCAGCGCCAGGCAGGCGGAGTTCAGCCACACGGCGTGCAGGTCGGCGCTGACCAGGGCGGCCGGCCGGTCCGGGAGGGCCGCGTCGAGGAGTCGCTTGTCGGGGGCGTCGGGCCAGAGGCCGTCCCGGAAGCCGTACCCGAACAGCACGGTTCCCGCGCCGGGCGCCGTACGGCCGTGCGCGCGCACCCGGTCGGCGACCTCGCGCGCGGACGCGGTGCCGGTGAGGTCGAGCCGGCGGCGTGCGCTCGCCCACTCGGCGAGGTGGACGTGGGCGTCCCACAGGCCGGGCAGCAGGACGCGCCCGTCCAGGTCGAGGACCCGCTCGTCCGCGACCGGCCCGGTGGGCGCCACGGCCCCCCGGTCCGGGACCACATGGGTGACCCTGCCGTCCGCCACCCGCACCCCGACCAGCGGCCCGCCCGCCCCCAGCCGCACCCGGCCGAGCGTCAGCGCCGGCCTGCGCGGTGTGCCTGCGACCTCGGTCATCGAGCCTCCGTCCGCCCTCACCAACGACAGCACATCAAACTTAGGGTCACCTTACTCGTCCGTGGTCGTCGCCCTACGCGGCCGTGGTCGGCGCCGGAGCCCCTGGGCGACGCCGCGAGTTCCTACGAAGATCTTTCGCAACCGCCCGGCGCGGAAAGGACCGCGCCGCCAGCGACGCAGATCCGGTGCGCGACCGAACCGGGTCCCCCGTCACTGCGGGCGGCCGCTGCCGCCATGTCGACAGTCGACTCCGATCCTCGATGACGCGTATACCGGCCGGTGAATACCGCTGCTCCGGTTATTCACCGTCGTACATGGCCACGCCCGAGAGGTCCGCCACTGTCCCGTTCAGGACAGAAAGCCGCAGACAAGGGCCATTTCCGACAGGGACGGGGTCGCCCGCGACGTCGACCGCCCCCGCGTGACTCCGGTCCGTGGCCGTGATGGCATGTCGGCATGGAGTTGCGGGAGTTGCGGGCGTTCGTCGCGGTGGTGGAGGAGGGCGGGCTGTCGGCCGCCGCCCGGCGGCTGCATGTGAGCCAGCCCGCGCTGTCCCAGACGATCAGCGGGCTGGAGCGGCAGCTGGGGGTGCGGCTGCTGGTGCGCGGGAGCAGCGGGGTGAAGGCCACCGAGGCGGGGACCGCGCTGCTGGGCGAGGCGCGGGCGGTGCTCGCCCGGCACGACCGGGCGGTGCGGGTGATGGCCGGGTACGCCGGTCCGGGCGGCGGGTCGCTGCGCGTCGGGATCCCCCTGGAGCTGCCGTCGGGGCTGCTCGACCCGGCGCTGGCCGAACTCGCCGCGGCGCATCCGGAGACCCGGGTGCAGGCCCGGCACCTGTCCACGGCCGAGCAACTGGCAGCGTTGCGGGCCGGTGAACTCGATGTCGGCTTTCTGCGGGAGCGGCCGTCCGGGCCGGAGTTCGACGCGCTGCTCGTCGCCCGGGAGAAGCTCGGTGTGCTGGTCGCCGCCGCGCAGGCCGCCGAGCTCGCCGGACCCGACGGCATCCCGCTCGAC
Coding sequences within:
- a CDS encoding LysR family transcriptional regulator; amino-acid sequence: MELRELRAFVAVVEEGGLSAAARRLHVSQPALSQTISGLERQLGVRLLVRGSSGVKATEAGTALLGEARAVLARHDRAVRVMAGYAGPGGGSLRVGIPLELPSGLLDPALAELAAAHPETRVQARHLSTAEQLAALRAGELDVGFLRERPSGPEFDALLVAREKLGVLVAAAQAAELAGPDGIPLDALGTLRWVGFPRAGSPAWYDELTAVLRGHGLDLGPEAPEGQALIADVKLAAVASGQAFALAPPGWQQPLPDHVSWSPLAGTPLVRRTWAVWPADSRRRDLGRFVAALDRSARE